In Hemicordylus capensis ecotype Gifberg chromosome 3, rHemCap1.1.pri, whole genome shotgun sequence, one DNA window encodes the following:
- the CHST10 gene encoding carbohydrate sulfotransferase 10 isoform X1: MLGAVPQKREKESPHSKRIKVIWLISDIMHQRWLLLAACFWVIFMFMVASKFITLTFKDSEVYGAKQGPLVLTAITEVEKIQVTKEKKREFLGELQTIGRSLSEDLVHQPLIHMERLELLRNVCQDTSLKNLTHTTVSKFVLDRIFVCDKHKILFCQTPKVGNTQWKKVLIALNGVYPSIDEIPQNIVHDHEKNGLPRLSSFSDSEIQNRLKLYFKFFIVRDPFERLISAFKDKFVHNPRFEPWYRHEIAPGIIRKYRKNRIETRGLQFEDFVRYLGDPNHRWLDLQFGDHIIHWVTYVELCAPCEITYSVIGHHETLEKDAPYILKEAGIDHLVSYPTIPPGITAYNKTKVERYFSGVSKRDIRRLYARFEGDFNLFGYQVPTFLLN, from the exons ATGTTGGGAGCTGTACCAcagaagagggagaaagagagcccCCATTCT AAACGAATAAAAGTTATATGGCTCATATCTGACATCATGCACCAACGGTGGCTGCTGTTAGCTGCATGCTTTTGGGTAATATTCATGTTCATGGTTGCTAGCAAGTTCATCACGCTGACCTTCAAAGACTCTGAAG TGTATGGTGCCAAGCAAGGGCCATTAGTACTGACTGCTATAACTGAAGTAGAAAAAATTCAAGTgacaaaagagaagaaaagagaatttcTTGGAGAGCTTCAG ACTATAGGAAGAAGTCTGTCTGAAGACCTTGTACATCAACCTCTGATCCATATGGAAAGGCTTGAACTACTCAGGAATGTGTGCCAAGATACATCACtgaaaaacctcactcacaccaCTGTTTCAAAGTTTGTTCTGGACCGAATATTTGTATGTGACAAGCACAAGATCCTCTTCTGCCAGACTCCAAAAGTTGGCAACACTCAGTGGAAGAAAGTCTTGATTGCTTTAAATG GAGTTTATCCTTCCATAGATGAGATCCCACAGAACATTGTGCATGACCATGAGAAGAATGGGCTACCACGCTTATCTTCCTTCAGTGACTCTGAAATTCAAAACCG acTGAAGTTATACTTCAAGTTTTTTATCGTAAGAGATCCATTTGAAAGGCTTATTTCTGCATTTAAAGATAAGTTTGTCCATAATCCTCGATTTGAACCATGGTATAGGCATGAAATTGCCCCTGGCATTATTCGAAAATATAGAAAGAATCGCATTGAGACCAGGGGGCTGCAATTTGAGGATTTTGTGCGCTACCTGGGTGACCCAAATCATCGATGGCTAGATCTACAATTTGGAGACCACATAATTCATTGGGTAACCTATGTAGAACTTTGTGCCCCATGTGAAATAACGTACAGTGTAATTGGACATCACGAAACACTGGAGAAGGATGCACCATACATCTTGAAAGAAGCAGGCATAGATCATCTGGTGTCATATCCCACAATTCCACCTGGCATAACTGCATACAACAAAACCAAGGTGGAGCGCTATTTCTCAGGAGTTAGCAAGAGAGACATACGGCGCCTTTATGCCCGATTTGAAGGAGATTTTAATCTTTTTGGCTACCAAGTGCCAACTTTCTTACTAAACTGA
- the CHST10 gene encoding carbohydrate sulfotransferase 10 isoform X2, with product MHQRWLLLAACFWVIFMFMVASKFITLTFKDSEVYGAKQGPLVLTAITEVEKIQVTKEKKREFLGELQTIGRSLSEDLVHQPLIHMERLELLRNVCQDTSLKNLTHTTVSKFVLDRIFVCDKHKILFCQTPKVGNTQWKKVLIALNGVYPSIDEIPQNIVHDHEKNGLPRLSSFSDSEIQNRLKLYFKFFIVRDPFERLISAFKDKFVHNPRFEPWYRHEIAPGIIRKYRKNRIETRGLQFEDFVRYLGDPNHRWLDLQFGDHIIHWVTYVELCAPCEITYSVIGHHETLEKDAPYILKEAGIDHLVSYPTIPPGITAYNKTKVERYFSGVSKRDIRRLYARFEGDFNLFGYQVPTFLLN from the exons ATGCACCAACGGTGGCTGCTGTTAGCTGCATGCTTTTGGGTAATATTCATGTTCATGGTTGCTAGCAAGTTCATCACGCTGACCTTCAAAGACTCTGAAG TGTATGGTGCCAAGCAAGGGCCATTAGTACTGACTGCTATAACTGAAGTAGAAAAAATTCAAGTgacaaaagagaagaaaagagaatttcTTGGAGAGCTTCAG ACTATAGGAAGAAGTCTGTCTGAAGACCTTGTACATCAACCTCTGATCCATATGGAAAGGCTTGAACTACTCAGGAATGTGTGCCAAGATACATCACtgaaaaacctcactcacaccaCTGTTTCAAAGTTTGTTCTGGACCGAATATTTGTATGTGACAAGCACAAGATCCTCTTCTGCCAGACTCCAAAAGTTGGCAACACTCAGTGGAAGAAAGTCTTGATTGCTTTAAATG GAGTTTATCCTTCCATAGATGAGATCCCACAGAACATTGTGCATGACCATGAGAAGAATGGGCTACCACGCTTATCTTCCTTCAGTGACTCTGAAATTCAAAACCG acTGAAGTTATACTTCAAGTTTTTTATCGTAAGAGATCCATTTGAAAGGCTTATTTCTGCATTTAAAGATAAGTTTGTCCATAATCCTCGATTTGAACCATGGTATAGGCATGAAATTGCCCCTGGCATTATTCGAAAATATAGAAAGAATCGCATTGAGACCAGGGGGCTGCAATTTGAGGATTTTGTGCGCTACCTGGGTGACCCAAATCATCGATGGCTAGATCTACAATTTGGAGACCACATAATTCATTGGGTAACCTATGTAGAACTTTGTGCCCCATGTGAAATAACGTACAGTGTAATTGGACATCACGAAACACTGGAGAAGGATGCACCATACATCTTGAAAGAAGCAGGCATAGATCATCTGGTGTCATATCCCACAATTCCACCTGGCATAACTGCATACAACAAAACCAAGGTGGAGCGCTATTTCTCAGGAGTTAGCAAGAGAGACATACGGCGCCTTTATGCCCGATTTGAAGGAGATTTTAATCTTTTTGGCTACCAAGTGCCAACTTTCTTACTAAACTGA